In Triticum aestivum cultivar Chinese Spring chromosome 5B, IWGSC CS RefSeq v2.1, whole genome shotgun sequence, the following proteins share a genomic window:
- the LOC123114878 gene encoding uncharacterized protein, giving the protein MAKRLANPVAVKSRAAAGGVGDAAGPKAAGGGRRGSRLFARSRRWARRGGAQGGGRRALRLTAVRSLAPLGATRRGPRRREAGVAARGDWSCAARQWPATEGSRLPAVGSRCWIDLFRLNLGNRHQVTNNWISKLIYEEPILVVA; this is encoded by the exons atggcaaagaggttggcAAATCCTGTGGCCGTCAAGAGT CGAGCGGCGGCTGGAGGCGTGGGCGACGCGGCGGGGCCCAAGGCGGCGGGAGGCGGGCGCCGCGGCTCACGGTTGTTCGCTCGCTCACGCCGCTGGGCGCGACGCGGCGGGGCCCAAGGCGGCGGGAGGCGGGCGCTGCGGCTCACGGCTGTTCGCTCGCTCGCTCCGCTGGGCGCGACGCGGCGGGGCCCAAGGCGGCGGGAGGCGGGCGTCGCGGCCCGCGGCGACTGGAGCTGCGCGGCACGGCAGTGGCCCGCGACGGAGGGGAGCAGGCTCCCGGCTGTTGGCTCGCGCTGCTGGATCGATCTATTCAG GTTAAATCTAGGAAATC GGCACCAAGTAACGAATAATTGGATCTCAAAGCTCATATATGAAGAACCGATCTTGGTAGTGGCATAA
- the LOC123112476 gene encoding uncharacterized protein — translation MALRCAAGGGGGGGAYLTPRRSRCCGVGSARPSATTRGTRGLSLLLRIPSSQYSEAPWALRCSPDSPPLEGDQHSDRTGALGALKAMVCDMFRPLARNISDIRSLRTVFDLEDYQVGMLFGAFLGCVGCYQLWKAAPSIFVDAALAYAFYKLSVMSSEVRRQGKCNDLLTRLKFGIVVIMATKDFRKNYELLDIVKMPVFFLYLSTFIFDVARMKKYAKHYLILTVNLLRMKGGAQELFRIMFYPSYTSPYDDCFRRK, via the exons ATGGCCCTTAGGtgcgcggccggcggcggcggcggcggcggcgcctaccTGACGCCGCGGAGGAGCAGATGCTGCGGCGTCGGCTCTGCGCGACCCTCAGCCACGACCAGGGGGACACGAGGGCTCAGCCTCCTCCTGAGGATCCCGTCCTCACAATACTCCGAAGCTCCATGGGCGTTG CGCTGCTCGCCTGATTCCCCTCCTCTGGAGGGTGACCAGCATTCAGATCGAACTGGGGCGCTGGGGGCGCTGAAGGCCATGGTGTGCGACATGTTCAGGCCCCTGGCGCGCAACATCTCGGATATCCGATCCCTTCGCACTGTCTTTGACCTCGAGGATTATCAAGTCGGCATGCTGTTTG GTGCTTTTCTTGGCTGCGTCGGGTGCTACCAGCTGTGGAAGGCTGCTCCTTCCATCTTTGTTGATGCTGCCCTTGCCTATGCATTCTATAAACTGAGCGTTATGTCCTCGGAGGTGCGCCGGCAGGGCAAATGCAATGATTTGCTGACTCGCTTGAAATTTG GTATTGTGGTTATTATGGCTACTAAGGACTTCAGGAAGAACTATGAACTCTTGGATATTGTCAA GATGCCTGTTTTCTTTCTTTATCTTTCGACATTCATCTTTGATGTGGCACGCATGAAGAAATATGCAAAGCATTATCTGATTCTCACAGTTAATTTATTGAGAATGAAGGGCGGAGCTCAAGAATTGTTCAGAATAATGTTTTATCCGAGCTATACATCTCCATATGATGATTGCTTCCGTAGGAAATAA